From one bacterium genomic stretch:
- a CDS encoding oxidoreductase — translation MSNESLLTAICVLLPVLLASCSADKNAKPFTGAKGEVRLMTLDPGHFHAGLVQKTMYDQVSPVVYVYAPQGAEVEDHLKRIDQYNQRADQPTRWKEKLYIGPDYLQKMIEQKPGNVMITAGNNAMKTVYIRAAVEAGLHVLADKPMCIDAQGFEELKACFAAAQKNNVLLYDIMTERSEITSILQKELSQIPEVFGALTPGTAEDPAITKESVHHFFKQVSGTPLKRPAWFYDVRQQGEGIVDVTTHLLDLVMWEAYPDQAIDYRTDITLAAAKRWPTLISKEQFIRSTQLTEWPDYLTPYLDDNGVLNVYANGEISYRLKDVYAKVSVIWNFEAPAGAGDTHFSVMKGSKAHVIIQQGAEEKFKPELYVVPAGDQNAEGLIQELEKALIALEKKYPGIALEKQDHRCKITIPESYRVGHEAHFGQVTERFLRYLIDGRLPAWEGPNMLAKYWTTTQALEMAKSR, via the coding sequence GCTGGCCTCCTGCAGCGCAGACAAAAACGCGAAACCCTTCACCGGCGCCAAAGGCGAAGTCCGGTTGATGACGCTGGATCCCGGCCACTTTCATGCCGGTCTGGTGCAAAAGACCATGTACGATCAAGTGTCGCCGGTTGTCTATGTCTATGCGCCGCAGGGGGCTGAGGTCGAGGACCATCTCAAGCGCATCGACCAGTACAATCAGCGCGCGGATCAGCCGACCCGCTGGAAAGAGAAACTCTATATCGGTCCCGACTATCTGCAAAAGATGATCGAGCAGAAACCCGGCAATGTCATGATCACCGCCGGCAACAATGCAATGAAAACTGTATACATTCGGGCGGCGGTGGAGGCCGGCCTCCATGTGCTGGCCGACAAGCCGATGTGCATCGACGCACAGGGATTTGAAGAGCTGAAGGCGTGCTTTGCCGCTGCGCAGAAAAACAATGTGCTATTATACGATATCATGACCGAGCGGAGCGAGATCACCTCTATTCTGCAGAAAGAGCTGTCGCAAATTCCTGAGGTCTTCGGCGCCCTGACGCCGGGCACGGCGGAGGATCCCGCCATCACCAAAGAGAGCGTCCATCACTTTTTCAAGCAGGTCTCCGGCACCCCGCTCAAGCGGCCGGCCTGGTTTTACGACGTCCGCCAACAGGGCGAGGGCATTGTGGATGTGACCACCCATCTGCTCGATCTGGTGATGTGGGAGGCGTATCCGGACCAGGCGATCGATTACCGGACCGACATCACTCTCGCCGCGGCGAAACGGTGGCCGACGCTGATCAGCAAGGAGCAATTCATTCGCTCAACGCAGCTGACCGAGTGGCCGGACTATCTCACCCCCTATCTCGATGATAATGGCGTTCTCAACGTCTATGCCAACGGCGAGATCAGCTACCGGCTCAAGGATGTGTATGCCAAAGTGTCGGTGATCTGGAATTTTGAGGCGCCCGCCGGCGCCGGCGACACCCATTTTTCTGTGATGAAAGGAAGCAAAGCCCACGTGATCATTCAGCAGGGAGCGGAAGAAAAATTCAAGCCCGAGCTCTATGTGGTTCCGGCAGGAGATCAGAACGCGGAAGGTTTGATCCAGGAACTGGAAAAAGCGCTGATCGCTCTGGAGAAAAAATATCCCGGCATTGCATTGGAAAAACAGGACCATCGCTGCAAGATCACGATTCCAGAGAGCTATCGCGTCGGCCACGAAGCCCATTTCGGTCAGGTGACGGAAAGATTTCTCCGCTATTTGATCGACGGCCGATTGCCGGCCTGGGAAGGACCCAACATGCTGGCCAAGTACTGGACCACCACTCAGGCGCTGGAAATGGCCAAAAGCCGGTAA
- a CDS encoding YihY/virulence factor BrkB family protein, whose protein sequence is MIEFVKRQAKRWRTFFAHDIWHADFYRYPKIRKYLHHQFMLATLVFRAFWADRFIDSASALVFTSLFAIVPFLAVIFYFMKWLGWQHLLAPVLTFLLSPLGRRGSSELISEINIYVENSDLSVLGGIGSLFLIISLLFIISSIETAFNQIWKAKKGRAWYRSLVDYSVIFLIGPLLVLAVLGTLFSAKGQLLFSHLPQFAFLNRLPALLLPTFVSLAAFSYILAFIPNTRVRWKSALVGSLVGTILWNIGNWVFATFIVEYYSSGPQAQIYARLAVLPLFLLWMFYGWTVLLFAAQVSYAHQNLYKLIWQQKHPYIGTMFHEMIGLKILLRVHQQYELYKISSSEENLSDYFHIPEDVINRTAQRLVDLGYLLLLSGHDRCYLPAHPCDKVFVSDVLYTLRVTGCGRERSHRNIDRLTDSLCFRLNKRLGYHLKKITMRDLLDKL, encoded by the coding sequence ATGATCGAATTCGTCAAGCGTCAGGCTAAACGTTGGCGCACATTTTTTGCCCATGACATCTGGCACGCCGATTTTTATCGTTACCCCAAGATCCGCAAATATCTGCATCATCAATTCATGCTGGCCACACTGGTTTTTCGCGCCTTTTGGGCCGACCGGTTCATCGACAGCGCTTCGGCGCTGGTCTTTACCAGTCTGTTCGCCATCGTACCCTTTCTCGCGGTTATTTTTTATTTCATGAAATGGCTGGGCTGGCAGCATCTGCTGGCGCCGGTTCTGACTTTTCTGCTCAGCCCCCTGGGCCGGCGGGGCTCTTCAGAGCTGATCTCTGAAATCAACATCTATGTGGAAAATTCGGATCTGAGCGTCCTGGGCGGCATCGGCTCCCTGTTTCTCATCATCTCGCTGCTCTTTATCATCTCCTCCATTGAGACTGCGTTCAATCAGATCTGGAAAGCCAAGAAGGGCCGTGCGTGGTATCGCAGCTTGGTCGATTACAGCGTGATTTTTCTCATCGGACCGCTGCTGGTTTTAGCGGTGCTGGGCACGCTGTTCTCCGCCAAGGGGCAGTTGCTGTTCAGCCATCTGCCGCAATTCGCTTTTCTTAATCGGCTGCCGGCGCTGCTTTTGCCCACCTTTGTCTCGCTGGCCGCTTTCTCCTACATACTGGCATTTATCCCCAACACCCGGGTGCGCTGGAAATCGGCTTTGGTGGGTTCCCTGGTCGGCACCATTCTCTGGAATATCGGCAACTGGGTGTTTGCGACTTTTATCGTCGAGTACTATAGCTCCGGGCCTCAGGCGCAGATTTACGCCCGCCTGGCGGTTCTGCCGCTATTTCTCCTCTGGATGTTCTACGGCTGGACTGTGCTGCTCTTTGCCGCTCAAGTCTCTTACGCGCATCAGAATCTGTACAAGCTGATCTGGCAGCAAAAGCACCCCTATATCGGCACCATGTTTCATGAAATGATCGGCCTGAAAATACTGCTGCGCGTTCATCAGCAGTATGAATTGTATAAAATCAGCAGCTCGGAAGAAAACCTCTCCGACTATTTTCACATTCCGGAAGACGTCATCAACCGTACGGCCCAGCGACTGGTGGATTTAGGCTACCTGCTTTTGCTCAGCGGCCATGATCGCTGTTATTTGCCCGCCCATCCCTGCGACAAAGTTTTTGTCTCCGATGTGCTGTACACCTTGCGCGTCACCGGATGCGGGCGGGAACGCTCCCACCGCAACATCGATCGACTGACCGATAGCCTATGCTTCCGGCTCAACAAGCGCCTGGGCTACCACCTTAAAAAAATCACTATGCGCGATCTGTTGGACAAGCTGTAA
- a CDS encoding D-cysteine desulfhydrase family protein, whose protein sequence is MNTSFIHYRGMPRFPLAFLPTPVHALDRLSAALQGPRILIKRDDQTGLCSGGNKTRKLEFLIADALQQKADVVVTAGAVQSNHCRQTAAAAVLAGLQCELVLSGVAPEIPNGNQLLDLFLGARLHFTDRPHRNQRLQQVADECLARGLRPYVVPIGGSTGLGALGYCLAMEELNEQLQARDEKVDVIVVASSSGGTQAGLAVGACLCGFTGQVLGISIDNDKLDGAPFQTELSNIAGEACRLLGLSMSFAPDAFHVQYDYLGEGYGVVGDLEAKAIALACRTEGLLLDPVYTGRAFGGLLDLITNKVFSSSQTILFWHTGGSAALFAYARELTHRIHGSSLEPCA, encoded by the coding sequence ATGAATACCTCATTCATCCACTATCGCGGAATGCCACGATTTCCCCTCGCGTTTTTACCCACGCCGGTTCATGCGCTGGATCGGTTGAGCGCTGCGCTCCAAGGCCCGCGGATTCTGATTAAGCGCGATGATCAGACCGGACTGTGCAGCGGCGGCAACAAAACCCGCAAACTGGAATTCCTGATAGCCGATGCGCTGCAGCAAAAAGCGGACGTGGTGGTCACTGCCGGCGCTGTGCAATCCAATCACTGCCGGCAAACCGCGGCTGCCGCGGTTCTCGCCGGATTGCAATGCGAGTTGGTGCTGAGCGGCGTGGCGCCGGAAATTCCCAACGGCAACCAATTGCTGGATCTTTTTCTCGGCGCACGCCTCCACTTTACCGACCGGCCGCATCGAAACCAACGCCTGCAGCAAGTGGCGGATGAGTGCCTGGCCCGTGGTCTTCGCCCCTATGTGGTCCCCATCGGCGGTTCCACCGGACTGGGCGCTTTGGGCTATTGTCTGGCCATGGAAGAACTGAACGAGCAGCTGCAGGCCAGGGACGAGAAAGTGGATGTCATTGTGGTGGCCAGCAGCAGCGGCGGAACCCAGGCCGGGCTGGCCGTGGGCGCCTGTTTATGCGGTTTCACCGGCCAGGTGCTGGGCATCTCCATCGACAACGACAAGCTGGACGGCGCTCCGTTTCAGACCGAGTTGAGCAACATCGCCGGTGAAGCCTGTCGCCTGCTGGGCCTTTCCATGTCCTTTGCGCCTGATGCGTTCCACGTGCAGTATGACTATCTTGGCGAGGGTTATGGCGTGGTTGGAGACCTGGAGGCGAAGGCCATCGCTCTCGCTTGCCGCACCGAGGGCTTGCTGCTCGATCCGGTGTACACCGGACGCGCCTTCGGCGGCCTGCTGGATCTGATCACAAATAAAGTTTTTTCCTCTTCCCAGACCATTCTGTTCTGGCATACCGGCGGCAGCGCCGCTCTCTTTGCTTATGCGAGGGAGCTGACCCATCGGATCCATGGATCGAGTCTGGAGCCTTGCGCATGA